In Cryptomeria japonica chromosome 10, Sugi_1.0, whole genome shotgun sequence, a genomic segment contains:
- the LOC131029989 gene encoding gibberellin-regulated protein 6 produces the protein MAMAQLRLVLLLVVMLAIWTSQEQLMARGEDHVTGYEVQKTKYGSGSLRQAQCPGACNNRCSQTQYRKPCMFFCQKCCRKCLCVPPGYYGNKQVCPCYNNWKTKRGGPKCP, from the exons ATGGCAATGGCGCAGCTAAGGCTAGTATTGCTTCTGGTGGTTATGTTAGCCATCTGGACCTCGCAAGAGCAG TTAATGGCAAGAGGCGAAGATCACGTAACTGGCTATGAGGTTCAGAAG ACAAAATATGGATCCGGCAGCCTGCGCCAAGCCC AATGCCCGGGAGCGTGCAATAACAGATGCTCGCAGACTCAGTATCGTAAGCCGTGCATGTTCTTCTGTCAAAAGTGTTGTAGAAAATGTCTCTGTGTTCCTCCTGGTTACTACGGAAACAAGCAGGTTTGCCCCTGCTATAACAACTGGAAGACCAAGCGCGGTGGCCCTAAATGCCCTTGA